Proteins found in one Streptomyces sp. NBC_00461 genomic segment:
- a CDS encoding MMPL family transporter, with product MRQLDVWKRNTIAFVCGRRSKWLIVALWLVVLVIAAPFGMKLNDAQDNDAQSWLPGSAESTQVLDVSGDFRPEQIPAVVVYARADGLTAQDRQQIAQDAQQVKALRAHGIIGAETKGPIYDRRTAPRAAQIYVPITMDAQGWQRIAPAVDSIRDQVGKGGGGLAVHITGPGGTSADFSKAFEGIDSTLLFSAMAVVIVMLLLTFRSPTLLFVPLLGVVVALFTAQALIYLLARHAGLTVNGQSAGILTVLVFGAGTDYALLLVARYREELRRHEDRHEAMALAMNRAGPAVLASGLTVVLSMLVLLVAEMNSTRGLGPVAAIGVTIALLAMLTLFPALLLIFGRWIFWPTVPHFGSADPTERGIWARMGRRIARRPRMVWSITAAVLVALSLGLFQLRAAGIANADAFTNTPDSITGQKVSARYFPAGSGDPLVIVSNKAQATQVGRAVAADRGVVPTSIGIPPGTAPEHNGQVLFEATMRAPADSDAAKATVQRVRHAVHVVPNADAQVGGGTAALLDMENAQTHDNYLVIPLVLVVVLLVLGILLRALVAPLLLIGTVMLSLATALGLSALAFRHVFDYAGEDVSFPLFVFVFLVALGIDYNIFLTTRIREEAFHRGTRPGVVTGLATTGAVITSAGLVLAGTFAALGTLPMVGFAEIGFAVALGVLLDTFVIRSVLVTSLFLDVGKKVWWPHRLAHQDGGTPAASEAEQVSQSSE from the coding sequence ATGAGGCAGCTCGACGTCTGGAAGCGCAACACCATCGCTTTCGTGTGCGGGCGGCGCTCCAAGTGGCTGATCGTGGCCCTGTGGCTCGTGGTCCTGGTGATCGCGGCGCCGTTCGGGATGAAGCTGAACGACGCCCAGGACAACGACGCGCAGTCCTGGCTGCCCGGGTCCGCCGAGTCCACCCAGGTCCTCGACGTCTCCGGAGACTTCAGGCCCGAGCAGATCCCCGCGGTCGTCGTCTACGCGCGGGCGGACGGGCTGACGGCGCAGGACCGGCAGCAGATCGCCCAGGACGCCCAGCAGGTCAAGGCGCTGCGCGCCCACGGCATCATCGGTGCCGAGACGAAAGGCCCGATCTACGACCGGCGGACGGCACCACGAGCCGCCCAGATCTACGTGCCGATCACCATGGACGCGCAGGGCTGGCAGCGGATCGCGCCCGCCGTCGACTCGATCCGCGACCAGGTGGGCAAGGGCGGCGGCGGACTCGCGGTGCACATCACCGGGCCGGGCGGCACGTCGGCGGACTTCTCCAAGGCCTTCGAGGGCATCGACTCGACCCTGCTGTTCTCGGCGATGGCCGTCGTGATCGTGATGCTGCTGCTCACGTTCCGCAGTCCGACGCTGCTGTTCGTGCCGCTGCTCGGGGTCGTGGTGGCCCTGTTCACGGCACAGGCGCTGATCTATCTCCTCGCACGGCACGCGGGCCTGACCGTGAACGGTCAGAGCGCCGGCATCCTCACGGTGCTCGTCTTCGGCGCGGGCACCGACTACGCCCTGCTCCTGGTCGCCCGCTACCGGGAGGAACTGCGCCGGCACGAGGACCGCCACGAGGCGATGGCGCTGGCCATGAACCGCGCGGGACCGGCGGTGCTCGCCTCCGGACTGACGGTCGTCCTGAGCATGCTGGTGCTGCTCGTCGCCGAGATGAACTCGACGCGCGGCCTGGGCCCGGTGGCGGCGATCGGCGTGACGATCGCTCTCCTGGCCATGCTCACCCTCTTCCCGGCCCTGCTGCTGATCTTCGGCCGCTGGATCTTCTGGCCGACCGTCCCGCACTTCGGGTCCGCCGATCCGACCGAACGCGGCATCTGGGCCCGCATGGGCCGTCGTATCGCCCGCCGTCCGCGCATGGTCTGGAGCATCACGGCCGCGGTGCTCGTGGCCCTGTCCCTGGGCCTGTTCCAGTTGCGTGCGGCGGGAATCGCCAACGCGGACGCCTTCACCAACACACCGGACTCCATCACCGGGCAGAAGGTGTCGGCGCGTTACTTCCCGGCGGGCTCCGGCGATCCGCTGGTGATCGTCTCCAACAAGGCGCAGGCCACGCAGGTGGGCCGCGCCGTCGCCGCGGACCGCGGTGTCGTGCCGACGAGCATCGGCATACCACCCGGCACCGCGCCCGAACACAACGGTCAGGTGCTGTTCGAGGCGACCATGCGCGCCCCGGCCGACAGCGACGCGGCGAAGGCGACCGTGCAGCGGGTGCGCCACGCGGTGCACGTCGTGCCGAACGCCGACGCCCAGGTGGGCGGCGGCACAGCCGCCCTGCTGGACATGGAGAACGCCCAGACCCACGACAACTACCTGGTCATCCCACTGGTCCTGGTCGTCGTCCTGCTCGTGCTGGGCATCCTGCTGCGCGCCCTGGTGGCACCGCTCCTGCTGATCGGGACGGTGATGCTGTCCCTGGCCACCGCGCTGGGGCTGAGCGCCCTCGCCTTCCGGCACGTCTTCGACTACGCGGGCGAGGACGTGTCCTTCCCGCTGTTCGTCTTCGTGTTCCTGGTCGCGCTCGGCATCGACTACAACATCTTCCTGACCACACGCATCCGCGAGGAGGCCTTCCACCGCGGCACCCGACCCGGGGTGGTGACGGGCCTGGCCACCACCGGCGCGGTGATCACCTCGGCCGGCCTGGTCCTGGCGGGCACGTTCGCCGCCCTGGGCACGCTGCCGATGGTGGGCTTCGCGGAGATCGGCTTCGCGGTCGCACTCGGCGTCCTGCTCGACACGTTCGTCATCCGGTCCGTGCTGGTCACCTCACTCTTCCTCGATGTGGGAAAGAAGGTGTGGTGGCCGCACCGCCTGGCCCACCAGGACGGCGGAACGCCCGCGGCGAGCGAGGCGGAGCAGGTCAGCCAGTCCTCCGAATAA
- a CDS encoding RsmB/NOP family class I SAM-dependent RNA methyltransferase has translation MSDTSPAPRKSPKPYRRPKKDPVRMLAFEALRAVDERDAYANLVLPPLLRKAREKEGPDTFDGRDAALATELVYGTLRWQGTYDAVISACVDRPLREVDPPVLDVLSLGVHQLLGTRIPTHAAVSASVELARVVLGDGRAKFVNAVLRKVAQDDLDGWIEKVAPPYEDDPEDHLAVVHSHPRWVVSALWDSLGGGRAGIERLLEADNERPEVTLVARPGRARTEELLGEEAAVAGRWSPYAVRLTEGGEPGAIEAVRDGRAGVQDEGSQLVAVALANAPLDGPDEKWLDGCAGPGGKAALLGALAAERGAALLASEKQPHRAGLVAKALRGNPGPYQVITADGTRPPWRPGSFDRVLMDVPCTGLGALRRRPEARWRRRPEDLDQFGPLQRALLRSALDAVRVGGVVGYATCSPHLAETRAVVDDLLKQHPGAELVDARPLLPGVPDLGAGPDVQLWPHLHGTDAMYLALIRRTG, from the coding sequence GTGAGCGACACCTCCCCTGCGCCCCGCAAGTCCCCTAAGCCCTATCGGCGGCCCAAGAAGGACCCCGTCCGCATGCTCGCCTTCGAGGCGCTGAGGGCCGTGGACGAGCGGGACGCGTACGCCAACCTCGTTCTGCCGCCGCTGCTGCGCAAGGCGCGGGAGAAGGAGGGACCGGACACGTTCGACGGGCGGGACGCGGCGCTCGCGACGGAGCTGGTGTACGGGACGCTGCGGTGGCAGGGGACCTACGACGCCGTCATCTCCGCCTGTGTGGACCGGCCGCTGCGCGAGGTCGACCCGCCTGTGCTGGACGTGCTGAGCCTCGGGGTGCACCAGTTGCTCGGGACGCGGATCCCGACCCATGCGGCCGTGTCCGCCTCGGTCGAGCTGGCCCGGGTCGTGCTCGGTGACGGGCGGGCCAAGTTCGTCAACGCCGTGCTGCGGAAGGTCGCGCAGGACGATCTCGACGGCTGGATCGAGAAGGTCGCGCCGCCCTACGAGGACGACCCCGAGGACCACCTCGCCGTCGTCCACTCGCATCCGCGCTGGGTCGTGTCCGCGCTGTGGGACTCTCTCGGCGGCGGCCGGGCCGGCATCGAGCGGTTGCTGGAGGCGGACAACGAGCGGCCCGAGGTGACTCTGGTCGCGCGGCCCGGGCGGGCCAGGACCGAGGAGTTGCTCGGGGAGGAGGCCGCGGTCGCGGGGCGCTGGTCGCCGTATGCCGTGCGGCTCACCGAAGGCGGTGAGCCCGGCGCGATCGAGGCCGTACGGGACGGCCGTGCGGGCGTGCAGGACGAGGGCAGTCAGCTCGTGGCGGTGGCGCTGGCCAACGCCCCCCTGGACGGGCCGGACGAGAAGTGGCTCGACGGGTGCGCCGGGCCCGGCGGGAAGGCGGCGCTGCTCGGGGCACTGGCCGCTGAGCGGGGGGCGGCCCTGCTCGCCTCCGAGAAGCAGCCGCACCGGGCCGGCCTGGTCGCGAAGGCGCTGCGCGGCAACCCCGGGCCCTACCAGGTCATCACCGCCGACGGGACCCGCCCGCCGTGGCGGCCCGGCTCCTTCGACCGGGTGCTGATGGACGTGCCCTGCACGGGGCTCGGCGCGCTGCGGCGGCGGCCCGAGGCGCGCTGGCGGCGTCGTCCCGAGGACCTGGACCAGTTCGGGCCGCTCCAGCGTGCCCTGCTGCGCTCCGCCCTGGACGCCGTACGGGTCGGCGGCGTCGTGGGCTACGCCACCTGCTCGCCGCACCTGGCCGAGACCAGGGCCGTCGTCGACGACCTGCTCAAGCAGCATCCGGGCGCCGAACTCGTCGACGCGCGCCCGCTCCTGCCGGGCGTGCCGGACCTCGGCGCCGGTCCGGACGTACAGCTGTGGCCGCACCTGCACGGGACCGACGCCATGTATCTGGCCCTTATTCGGAGGACTGGCTGA
- the fmt gene encoding methionyl-tRNA formyltransferase: MKLVFAGTPEVAVPALDALIASGRHEVAAVVTRPDAPAGRGRRLVASPVAQRAQEAGIEVLRPLKPRDPEFLARLREIGPDCCPVVAYGALLPRVALDVPAQGWVNLHFSLLPAWRGAAPVQHAIMAGDEITGASTFLIEEGLDSGPVYGTVTEEIRHNDTSGDLLTRLAFAGAGLLSATMDGIEDGTLKAVPQPAEGITTAPKITVEDAQVDWATPALRVDRVVRGCTPAPGAWTTFREERLKLIHVTPVPERTDLPPGQLAVGKNSVHVGTGSYAVELLWVQAQGKKPMRAADWARGVRIADGERLGG; encoded by the coding sequence ATGAAGCTCGTCTTCGCCGGTACCCCCGAGGTCGCCGTTCCCGCTCTGGACGCTCTCATCGCCTCTGGGCGGCACGAGGTGGCCGCCGTCGTCACGCGGCCCGACGCACCGGCCGGGCGGGGACGCAGGCTGGTCGCGTCCCCTGTGGCGCAGCGGGCCCAGGAGGCCGGGATCGAGGTGCTGAGGCCGCTCAAGCCGAGGGATCCGGAATTCCTCGCGCGGCTGCGGGAGATCGGCCCCGACTGCTGTCCCGTCGTCGCCTACGGCGCCCTGCTGCCCCGCGTCGCCCTCGACGTCCCCGCCCAGGGCTGGGTCAACCTGCACTTCTCCTTGCTGCCGGCCTGGCGCGGCGCCGCGCCCGTGCAGCACGCCATCATGGCCGGGGACGAGATCACGGGGGCCTCCACCTTCCTCATCGAGGAGGGCCTCGACTCCGGGCCGGTCTACGGCACGGTGACCGAGGAGATCCGGCACAACGACACCAGCGGCGACCTGCTGACCCGGCTGGCCTTCGCCGGCGCCGGGCTGCTCTCCGCGACCATGGACGGCATTGAGGACGGCACGCTGAAGGCCGTACCGCAGCCGGCCGAGGGCATCACCACAGCGCCGAAGATCACTGTCGAGGACGCCCAGGTCGACTGGGCCACCCCGGCGTTGCGGGTCGACCGGGTCGTGCGCGGCTGCACCCCGGCGCCCGGCGCCTGGACCACCTTCCGGGAGGAGCGGCTCAAGCTGATCCACGTCACGCCCGTGCCGGAGCGGACCGACCTCCCGCCCGGGCAGCTCGCCGTCGGCAAGAACAGCGTGCACGTCGGCACCGGTTCGTACGCCGTCGAGCTGCTGTGGGTACAGGCCCAGGGCAAGAAGCCGATGCGAGCGGCGGACTGGGCGCGGGGCGTGCGGATCGCCGACGGGGAGCGCCTCGGCGGGTAG
- a CDS encoding primosomal protein N' encodes MSSEDGAVDGGAEGAPPEQLALIRESVRKAEVPKAKPRTWRGAALAKELPVARVLVDKGVLHLDRYFDYAVPEELDADAQPGVRVRVRFGAGRHRVRDGRREGGGLIDGFLVERLAESDYSGPLAALAQVVSPERVLSEELLGLTRAVADRYAGSLADVLQLAVPPRSARAEQRPSPEPLPAPGIPEAGSWVRYERGAAFLESLASGGAPRAVWNALPGPEWSDELARAVAAALASGRGALVVLPDGRAVARVDAALTALLGEGRHAVLTADAGPEKRYREWLAVRRGAVRAVIGTRAAMFAPVQDLGLVAIWDDGDDSHSEQHAPQPHAREVLLLRAALDKCGFLLGSWSCTVEAAQLVESGWALPLVAVREQVRAAAPLVRTVGDQDLARDEAARAARLPTLAWQAVRDGLRHGPVLVQVPRRGYVPRMACANCRAPARCRHCSGPMEGQEAGAALRCGWCGRDESGWHCPECGGFRLRAQVVGARRTAEELGRAFPAVPVRTSGREHVLDTVPDAPALIVSTPGAEPVAEGGYAAALLLDGWAMLGRPDLRAGEDALRRWMAAASLVRPQGADGTVVVVAEPTLRPVQALVRWDPVGHAVRELAERAELGFPPVSRMAALSGEGEAVAEFLRTVELPREAEVLGPVPLPVTVTGRPRRVGAPPPGEHWLRALVRVPPGCGAALASALKAAQAARMARGAGEAVVRVRIDPPDIG; translated from the coding sequence GTGAGCAGCGAGGACGGGGCGGTGGACGGCGGGGCCGAGGGCGCGCCGCCCGAGCAGCTTGCGTTGATCCGGGAGAGTGTGCGCAAGGCTGAGGTGCCCAAGGCCAAGCCACGGACGTGGCGAGGGGCCGCGCTGGCCAAGGAGTTGCCCGTCGCGCGGGTCCTGGTCGACAAGGGCGTGCTGCATCTTGACCGGTACTTCGACTACGCCGTGCCCGAGGAGCTGGACGCGGACGCGCAGCCCGGCGTGCGGGTGCGGGTGCGCTTCGGGGCCGGGCGCCATCGGGTGAGGGACGGGCGGCGTGAGGGCGGGGGGTTGATCGACGGGTTTCTCGTCGAGCGGCTCGCGGAGTCCGACTACTCCGGGCCGCTGGCCGCGCTGGCCCAGGTCGTCTCTCCCGAGCGGGTGCTGAGCGAGGAGTTGCTGGGGCTGACCCGTGCCGTTGCCGATCGGTACGCGGGAAGCCTTGCCGATGTGCTTCAGCTGGCCGTGCCGCCCCGCAGCGCGCGGGCCGAGCAGCGGCCCTCGCCCGAGCCACTGCCGGCGCCGGGGATCCCGGAGGCGGGGTCCTGGGTGCGGTACGAGCGGGGGGCCGCGTTTCTGGAGTCGCTGGCGTCGGGAGGCGCGCCCCGCGCGGTCTGGAACGCGCTGCCAGGACCCGAGTGGAGCGACGAGCTGGCGCGTGCCGTGGCGGCGGCCCTGGCCTCCGGTCGGGGCGCGCTGGTCGTGCTGCCGGACGGGCGGGCGGTCGCGCGGGTCGACGCGGCGCTGACCGCGCTGCTGGGGGAGGGCCGGCACGCGGTGCTCACCGCCGACGCCGGACCCGAGAAGCGGTACCGGGAGTGGCTCGCGGTGCGGCGGGGAGCGGTGCGGGCCGTCATCGGGACCCGCGCCGCCATGTTCGCACCGGTCCAGGATCTCGGTCTCGTCGCCATCTGGGACGACGGGGACGACAGCCACAGCGAGCAGCACGCGCCCCAGCCGCACGCACGGGAAGTCCTGCTGCTGCGGGCCGCACTGGACAAGTGCGGGTTCCTGCTGGGCAGCTGGAGCTGCACCGTGGAGGCCGCGCAGTTGGTCGAGAGCGGCTGGGCCCTGCCGCTCGTCGCCGTACGCGAACAGGTGCGGGCGGCCGCTCCGCTCGTACGGACCGTCGGGGACCAGGATCTCGCGCGGGACGAGGCCGCCCGGGCGGCCCGGCTGCCCACCCTGGCCTGGCAGGCCGTCAGAGACGGGTTGCGGCACGGGCCGGTGCTCGTGCAGGTGCCCCGGCGCGGGTACGTCCCCCGGATGGCGTGTGCCAACTGCCGGGCGCCCGCGCGCTGCCGGCACTGCTCCGGGCCGATGGAGGGACAGGAGGCGGGCGCCGCGCTGCGCTGCGGATGGTGCGGACGGGACGAGAGCGGCTGGCACTGTCCGGAGTGCGGCGGGTTCAGGTTGCGGGCGCAGGTCGTGGGGGCGCGGCGGACGGCCGAGGAACTGGGGCGGGCGTTTCCCGCCGTGCCGGTGCGGACCTCCGGACGTGAGCATGTGCTGGACACCGTGCCGGACGCACCCGCGCTGATCGTGAGCACGCCGGGGGCCGAGCCCGTCGCCGAGGGCGGATACGCGGCGGCGCTGCTGCTGGACGGCTGGGCCATGCTCGGGCGGCCCGATCTGCGCGCCGGTGAGGACGCGCTGCGACGATGGATGGCGGCCGCCTCGCTCGTCCGGCCGCAGGGCGCCGACGGCACCGTGGTCGTCGTCGCAGAGCCGACTCTGCGGCCCGTGCAGGCGCTGGTGCGCTGGGACCCCGTCGGCCATGCCGTGCGGGAACTCGCCGAGCGGGCCGAACTCGGCTTTCCGCCGGTGTCGCGGATGGCGGCGCTGTCCGGGGAGGGGGAGGCGGTCGCCGAATTCCTGCGTACGGTCGAACTGCCGCGGGAGGCCGAGGTGCTGGGGCCCGTGCCGTTGCCGGTCACGGTGACCGGGCGGCCGCGGCGGGTGGGGGCGCCGCCTCCCGGGGAGCACTGGCTCCGGGCCCTGGTGCGGGTGCCGCCGGGGTGCGGGGCGGCGCTGGCGTCGGCGCTGAAGGCTGCGCAGGCGGCGCGGATGGCTCGGGGGGCCGGGGAGGCGGTGGTTCGGGTGCGGATCGATCCGCCTGACATCGGGTGA
- the metK gene encoding methionine adenosyltransferase, which yields MSRRLFTSESVTEGHPDKIADQISDTILDALLREDPTSRVAVETLITTGLVHVAGEVTTKTYADIATLVRSKILEIGYDSSKKGFDGASCGVSVSIGAQSPDIAQGVDTAYENRVEGDEDELDRQGAGDQGLMFGYATDETPTLMPLPIFLAHRLSKRLSEVRKNGTIPYLRPDGKTQVTIEYDGDKAVRLDTVVVSSQHASDIDLESLLAPDIREFVVEAELKALLDDGIKLDTDNYRLLVNPTGRFEIGGPMGDAGLTGRKIIIDTYGGMARHGGGAFSGKDPSKVDRSAAYAMRWVAKNVVAAGLASRCEVQVAYAIGKAEPVGLFVETFGTAKVDTEQIEKAIDEVFDLRPAAIIRDLDLLRPIYAQTAAYGHFGRELPEFTWEKTDRVDALRKAAGL from the coding sequence GTGTCCCGTCGCCTGTTCACCTCGGAGTCCGTGACCGAGGGTCACCCCGACAAGATCGCTGACCAGATCAGCGACACCATTCTCGACGCGCTTCTGCGCGAGGACCCGACTTCCCGGGTCGCCGTCGAGACGCTGATCACCACCGGCCTCGTCCATGTCGCCGGTGAGGTCACCACCAAGACCTACGCGGACATCGCGACCCTGGTCCGCAGCAAGATCCTCGAGATCGGCTACGACTCCTCCAAGAAGGGCTTCGACGGCGCCTCATGCGGCGTCTCGGTGTCCATCGGCGCGCAGTCCCCGGACATCGCGCAGGGCGTCGACACGGCGTACGAGAACCGTGTCGAGGGCGACGAGGACGAACTGGACCGCCAGGGCGCGGGCGACCAGGGTCTGATGTTCGGTTACGCGACCGACGAGACCCCCACCCTGATGCCGCTGCCGATCTTCCTGGCGCACCGCCTGTCGAAGCGCCTCTCCGAGGTCCGCAAGAACGGCACCATCCCCTACCTGCGCCCCGACGGCAAGACGCAGGTCACCATCGAGTACGACGGCGACAAGGCCGTCCGCCTCGACACGGTGGTCGTCTCCTCGCAGCACGCCTCCGACATCGACCTCGAGTCGCTGCTGGCGCCCGACATCCGCGAGTTCGTCGTCGAGGCGGAGCTGAAGGCGCTCCTGGACGACGGCATCAAGCTGGACACGGACAACTACCGCCTCCTGGTCAACCCCACCGGCCGCTTCGAGATCGGCGGCCCGATGGGCGACGCCGGCCTCACCGGCCGCAAGATCATCATCGACACGTACGGCGGCATGGCCCGCCACGGCGGCGGCGCCTTCTCCGGCAAGGACCCGTCCAAGGTCGACCGCTCCGCCGCGTACGCGATGCGCTGGGTGGCGAAGAACGTCGTCGCCGCCGGCCTGGCCTCCCGCTGCGAGGTCCAGGTCGCGTACGCCATCGGCAAGGCCGAGCCGGTCGGTCTCTTCGTGGAGACCTTCGGCACCGCCAAGGTCGACACCGAGCAGATCGAGAAGGCCATCGACGAGGTCTTCGACCTCCGCCCGGCCGCGATCATCCGCGACCTCGACCTGCTCCGCCCGATCTACGCCCAGACCGCGGCCTACGGCCACTTCGGCCGCGAGCTCCCGGAGTTCACCTGGGAGAAGACGGACCGCGTGGACGCACTGCGCAAGGCGGCGGGGCTCTAA
- the coaBC gene encoding bifunctional phosphopantothenoylcysteine decarboxylase/phosphopantothenate--cysteine ligase CoaBC: MDRPKVVLGVSGGIAAYKACELLRRLTESGHDVRVVPTASALHFVGAATWSALSGHPVSTEVWDDVHEVPHVRIGQHADLVVVAPATADILAKAAHGLADDLLTNTLLTARCPVVFAPAMHTEMWEHPATQENVATLRRRGAVVIEPAVGRLTGVDTGKGRLPDPAEIFEVCRRVLARGVREPDLAGRHVVVSAGGTREPLDPVRFLGNRSSGKQGYALARTAAARGARVTLIAANTMLPDPAGVDVVQVGTAVQLREAVLKAAPEADAVVMAAAVADFRPQTYAAGKIKKKDGQDPDPIVLVRNPDILAEISAERARPGQVIVGFAAETDDVLANGRTKLERKGCDLLVVNEVGERKTFGSEENEAVVLGADGTETPVPHGPKERLAETVWDLVAERLG, translated from the coding sequence GTGGACAGGCCGAAGGTCGTTCTGGGGGTCAGCGGCGGTATCGCCGCCTACAAGGCCTGTGAGCTGCTGCGCAGACTGACCGAGTCGGGCCATGACGTCCGCGTCGTTCCCACTGCCTCCGCGCTGCACTTCGTCGGCGCCGCCACCTGGTCCGCGCTCTCCGGCCATCCCGTCTCCACCGAGGTCTGGGACGACGTGCACGAGGTCCCGCACGTCCGCATCGGACAGCATGCCGATCTGGTCGTCGTCGCCCCGGCGACCGCGGACATCCTCGCGAAGGCCGCCCACGGCCTGGCCGACGACCTGCTCACCAACACGCTCCTGACGGCCCGCTGTCCGGTCGTCTTCGCGCCCGCCATGCATACGGAGATGTGGGAGCACCCGGCCACCCAGGAGAACGTGGCGACTCTGCGGCGGCGCGGCGCCGTCGTCATCGAACCGGCCGTCGGCCGCCTGACCGGTGTCGACACCGGCAAGGGGCGGCTGCCCGACCCGGCGGAGATCTTCGAGGTGTGCCGCCGCGTGCTCGCCAGGGGAGTGCGGGAGCCAGACCTCGCCGGCCGGCACGTCGTGGTCAGCGCCGGCGGCACCCGCGAGCCCCTCGACCCGGTGCGCTTCCTCGGCAACCGCTCCTCCGGCAAGCAGGGCTACGCCCTCGCCCGCACCGCCGCCGCGCGAGGCGCCCGCGTCACGCTCATCGCCGCGAACACCATGCTGCCCGACCCGGCCGGTGTGGACGTCGTTCAGGTCGGCACGGCCGTGCAGCTGCGCGAGGCGGTCCTGAAGGCGGCCCCTGAGGCCGACGCCGTCGTGATGGCGGCCGCGGTCGCGGACTTCCGCCCGCAGACATACGCCGCCGGAAAGATCAAGAAGAAGGACGGCCAGGACCCGGACCCCATCGTGCTGGTGCGGAATCCGGACATCCTCGCGGAGATCTCGGCGGAGCGTGCCCGCCCCGGACAGGTGATCGTCGGCTTCGCCGCCGAGACCGACGACGTCCTGGCCAACGGCCGTACCAAGCTGGAGCGCAAGGGCTGCGACCTGCTGGTGGTGAACGAGGTGGGGGAGCGCAAGACCTTCGGCTCCGAGGAGAACGAGGCCGTGGTGCTGGGCGCCGACGGCACCGAGACCCCCGTACCGCACGGTCCTAAGGAAAGGTTGGCCGAAACCGTCTGGGACCTGGTGGCGGAACGCCTCGGGTGA
- the rpoZ gene encoding DNA-directed RNA polymerase subunit omega, translating to MSSSISAPEGIINPPIDELLEATDSKYSLVIYAAKRARQINAYYSQLGEGLLEYVGPLVDTHVHEKPLSIALREINAGLLTSEAIEGPAQ from the coding sequence GTGTCCTCTTCCATCTCCGCGCCCGAGGGCATCATCAACCCGCCGATCGACGAGCTCCTCGAGGCCACCGACTCGAAGTACAGCCTCGTGATCTACGCGGCCAAGCGTGCCCGCCAGATCAACGCGTACTACTCGCAGCTCGGCGAGGGCCTCCTCGAGTACGTCGGTCCGCTCGTCGACACCCACGTCCACGAGAAGCCGCTCTCGATCGCCCTGCGCGAGATCAACGCCGGACTGCTGACGTCCGAGGCCATCGAAGGCCCCGCGCAGTAG
- the gmk gene encoding guanylate kinase, with translation MAATFRGTTPEPPDVRPRLTVLSGPSGVGKSTVVAHMRRQHPEVWLSVSATTRAPRPGEKHGVHYFFVTDEEMDKLIANGELLEWAEFAGNRYGTPRAAVLEHLEDGVPVLLEIDLQGARQVRETMPEGRLVFLAPPSWEELVRRLTGRGTEPPEVIERRLDAAKIELAAEPEFDMTLVNTSVEDVARELLALMDVV, from the coding sequence ATGGCTGCAACATTCCGGGGGACGACCCCCGAGCCCCCGGACGTACGTCCGCGGCTGACCGTGCTCTCCGGCCCCTCAGGGGTCGGCAAGAGCACGGTCGTCGCCCATATGCGCAGGCAACACCCCGAGGTCTGGCTCTCGGTGTCGGCGACGACCCGTGCGCCACGCCCCGGCGAGAAGCACGGCGTCCACTACTTCTTCGTCACCGACGAGGAGATGGACAAGCTGATCGCCAACGGTGAGCTGCTGGAGTGGGCCGAGTTCGCCGGAAACCGCTACGGCACCCCGCGTGCCGCCGTGCTGGAGCACCTGGAGGACGGTGTGCCCGTTCTCCTGGAGATCGACCTCCAGGGCGCCCGGCAGGTCCGCGAGACCATGCCGGAGGGCCGGCTGGTGTTCCTGGCTCCGCCCTCCTGGGAGGAGCTGGTGCGCAGGCTCACCGGGCGGGGAACCGAGCCGCCCGAGGTGATCGAGCGCCGTCTTGACGCGGCGAAGATCGAGCTGGCGGCCGAGCCGGAGTTCGACATGACCTTGGTCAACACCTCCGTCGAGGACGTGGCTCGCGAGCTGCTAGCCTTGATGGATGTTGTGTGA
- a CDS encoding integration host factor, translating into MALPPLTPEQRAAALEKAAAARRERAEVKNRLKHSGASLHEVIKQGQENDVIGKMKVSALLESLPGVGKVRAKQIMERLGISESRRVRGLGSNQIASLEREFGSTGS; encoded by the coding sequence GTGGCTCTTCCGCCCCTTACCCCTGAACAGCGCGCAGCCGCGCTCGAAAAGGCCGCCGCGGCTCGCCGGGAGCGGGCCGAGGTCAAGAATCGACTCAAGCACTCCGGCGCCTCCCTGCACGAGGTCATCAAGCAGGGCCAGGAAAACGACGTCATCGGCAAGATGAAGGTCTCCGCCCTGCTCGAGTCGCTGCCGGGCGTGGGCAAGGTCCGCGCCAAGCAGATCATGGAGCGACTGGGCATCTCCGAGAGCCGCCGTGTGCGTGGTCTCGGTTCCAACCAGATCGCCTCTCTGGAGCGTGAGTTCGGCAGCACCGGCTCCTGA